In one window of Undibacter mobilis DNA:
- a CDS encoding methylmalonyl-CoA mutase family protein → MSTANPNTKTLSLAAEFPPTDAAEWRKLVDAALKGADFDKRLVTRTYDDLRVEPLYPRARDARPVAGRAPGAPWQVVQRVDHPDAVEANNQALTDLENGATALSLVFAGSIGGYGYGLSGSEQTIARALDNVWLDAVAIETDFSAQEKEAGLNLAKAVKARGIEPAKTQIRFAHDPLGLMARNGAAPRPWAETAKMLAGFAADLAAQGFKGPFAVADGRAVHAAGGSEAQELAFALGNAVTYLRMFADSGVPLDQARALIFFRLAADADEFMTIAKFRALRKLWARVEEASGLTAKPAFVSAETAWRMMTQRDPYVNMLRTTIAITAAGVGGADAITVLPFTAARGLPDAFARRVARNQQLILLEESNLYRVADPAAGAGGIETLTTQLAQTAWALFQEIEKAGGAADAIAQGVIQKKVAETRKARQANVARRKDPLTGASEFPNLGEAEVKVLAVPRVKIAPLPAALTFDALEAMRLAAPFEALRDKSDDLARKTGSRPKVFLATLGKLSEFSARAGFAKNFFEAGGIEAIAADGFKDRAEMLAAFRKSGTKLACLCSTDKVYEAEAVEAAKDLIAAGAIVHLAGRPGDLEAALKDAGVTTFIYVGCDVLSILEATYSSLAS, encoded by the coding sequence ATGAGCACCGCCAATCCCAACACCAAGACCCTGTCCCTCGCCGCCGAATTCCCGCCGACCGACGCCGCCGAGTGGCGCAAACTGGTCGATGCGGCCCTCAAAGGCGCCGATTTCGACAAGCGCCTCGTCACCCGGACTTATGACGACCTGCGCGTCGAGCCGCTTTATCCGCGCGCACGAGACGCTCGTCCCGTTGCCGGCCGCGCCCCCGGCGCGCCGTGGCAGGTGGTGCAGCGGGTTGACCATCCCGACGCCGTCGAGGCGAACAATCAGGCGCTGACCGACCTCGAGAACGGCGCCACCGCCCTGTCGCTGGTGTTTGCCGGCTCGATCGGCGGCTACGGCTACGGCCTCAGCGGTTCGGAACAAACAATCGCCCGCGCGCTCGACAATGTCTGGCTCGACGCCGTGGCGATCGAAACCGATTTCAGCGCGCAGGAAAAGGAAGCCGGGCTGAACCTCGCCAAGGCCGTGAAGGCGCGCGGCATCGAGCCGGCCAAGACGCAGATCCGCTTTGCCCACGACCCGCTTGGGCTGATGGCGCGCAATGGCGCCGCGCCGCGGCCCTGGGCCGAGACCGCCAAAATGCTCGCCGGCTTTGCCGCCGATCTGGCGGCGCAGGGTTTCAAGGGACCGTTCGCGGTGGCCGACGGCCGCGCCGTCCATGCCGCTGGCGGCTCGGAAGCGCAGGAGCTGGCCTTCGCGCTTGGCAATGCCGTGACCTATCTGCGCATGTTCGCGGACAGCGGTGTGCCGCTCGATCAGGCGCGCGCGCTGATCTTCTTCCGCCTCGCAGCCGACGCCGACGAATTCATGACCATCGCTAAATTCCGCGCCCTGCGGAAATTGTGGGCGCGGGTCGAGGAAGCCAGCGGCCTGACGGCAAAGCCCGCCTTCGTCTCCGCCGAAACGGCGTGGCGCATGATGACGCAGCGCGACCCTTACGTGAACATGCTGCGCACGACGATTGCCATTACCGCTGCCGGTGTCGGCGGCGCGGACGCGATTACGGTGCTGCCGTTCACCGCCGCACGCGGCCTGCCCGACGCCTTTGCCCGCCGCGTCGCGCGCAACCAGCAACTCATCCTGCTCGAAGAGTCCAACCTCTATCGCGTTGCCGATCCGGCGGCCGGCGCCGGCGGCATCGAGACGCTGACGACGCAACTGGCGCAGACCGCTTGGGCGCTGTTCCAGGAGATCGAAAAGGCCGGCGGCGCGGCCGACGCCATCGCGCAGGGCGTCATCCAGAAAAAAGTCGCCGAGACGCGCAAGGCGCGGCAAGCCAATGTTGCGCGCCGCAAGGACCCGCTCACCGGCGCCAGCGAATTCCCCAATCTCGGCGAGGCCGAGGTGAAGGTGCTCGCCGTGCCGCGCGTCAAGATCGCGCCGCTGCCGGCCGCGCTCACTTTTGACGCCCTGGAGGCGATGCGCCTTGCCGCGCCGTTCGAGGCGCTGCGCGACAAGTCCGACGATCTTGCCCGCAAGACCGGCTCGCGGCCGAAAGTGTTTCTGGCGACGCTCGGCAAACTATCCGAGTTCTCCGCCCGCGCCGGCTTTGCCAAGAATTTTTTTGAGGCCGGCGGCATCGAGGCGATCGCGGCGGATGGTTTCAAGGATCGCGCCGAGATGCTCGCCGCGTTCAGGAAATCGGGAACGAAGCTCGCCTGCCTCTGTTCGACGGACAAGGTCTATGAGGCGGAAGCTGTCGAGGCCGCGAAGGATCTCATCGCCGCCGGCGCCATCGTGCATCTCGCCGGCCGCCCGGGCGATCTTGAGGCCGCGCTCAAAGACGCGGGCGTAACGACGTTTATTTATGTCGGCTGCGACGTGCTTTCGATACTGGAGGCCACCTATAGCAGCCTCGCATCTTAA
- the scpA gene encoding methylmalonyl-CoA mutase, translating to MTGIPNFSTAPFTETPIEVHSSAAPWMTPEGIPVSPVYGEKDVAGLDFLDTYPGKAPFLRGPYPAMYAAQPWTIRQYAGFSTAEDSNAFYRRNLAAGQKGLSIAFDLATHRGYDSDHPRVAGDVGMAGVAIDSIYDMRTLFSGIPLDQMSVSMTMNGAVLPVLALYIVAAEEQGVPHNKLSGTIQNDILKEFMVRNTYIYPPGPSLRIISDIFAYTSAEMPKFNSISVSGYHMQEAGATQDLELAYTLADGLEYVRAGIKAGLTIDQFAPRVSFFWAIGMNYFMEIAKLRAARMIWAKLMKPFKPEDARSLSLRTHSQTSGWSLAAQDVFNNVARTMIEAMAATQGHTQSLHTNSLDEALALPTDFSARIARNTQILLQQESGTTRIVDPWGGSYYIEKLTADLAAKAWAHIEEVESLGGMAKAIEAGIPKLRIEEASAKTQARIDAGVQSVIGVNKYQPVDEDPIEVLKVNNSEVRQKQLEKLARLKAERDPVALKDALDALTRAATGNGNLLELAVDAARAKATVGEISDALEKVFGRHVASIKSITGVYKREVGMTPTVDKVREAVERFEAAEGRRPRLLVAKIGQDGHDRGQKVIASAFADLGFDVDIGPLFATPDEAARQAVENDVHILGVSSLAAAHLTLVPELKKALAAQGREDIMIVVGGVVPPQDYDALMKSGCEAIFPPGTVISEAALKLLKTLHHRLGHDQQAAE from the coding sequence ATGACCGGTATCCCCAACTTCTCGACGGCCCCCTTCACAGAAACGCCTATTGAGGTCCACAGTTCTGCCGCGCCGTGGATGACCCCGGAAGGCATTCCGGTATCGCCGGTCTATGGCGAGAAGGATGTCGCGGGCCTCGACTTCCTCGACACCTATCCCGGCAAGGCGCCGTTCCTGCGCGGGCCTTATCCTGCGATGTACGCGGCGCAGCCCTGGACCATCCGGCAATATGCCGGCTTCTCGACCGCCGAGGATTCCAATGCCTTCTACCGGCGCAACCTCGCCGCCGGCCAGAAGGGCCTCTCCATCGCCTTCGATCTCGCCACCCATCGCGGCTATGACTCGGATCATCCGCGTGTTGCCGGCGACGTCGGCATGGCGGGCGTCGCCATCGACTCCATCTACGACATGCGCACGCTGTTCTCCGGCATTCCGCTCGACCAGATGAGCGTGTCGATGACCATGAACGGCGCGGTGCTGCCGGTGCTCGCGCTCTATATCGTCGCCGCCGAGGAACAGGGCGTGCCGCACAACAAATTGTCGGGCACGATCCAGAACGACATCCTCAAAGAATTCATGGTGCGCAACACCTATATCTACCCGCCGGGCCCCTCGCTGCGCATCATCTCCGACATCTTCGCTTACACCTCGGCCGAGATGCCGAAGTTCAATTCGATCTCGGTGTCCGGCTATCACATGCAGGAAGCCGGCGCGACGCAGGACCTTGAGCTTGCCTACACCCTCGCCGACGGTCTCGAATATGTTCGCGCCGGCATCAAGGCCGGTCTGACCATCGACCAGTTCGCGCCGCGCGTGTCGTTCTTCTGGGCGATCGGCATGAACTACTTCATGGAGATCGCCAAGCTGCGTGCCGCGCGCATGATCTGGGCGAAGCTGATGAAGCCGTTCAAGCCGGAAGATGCCCGCTCGCTGTCCTTGCGCACGCATTCGCAGACCTCGGGCTGGTCGCTTGCGGCTCAGGACGTATTCAACAACGTCGCCCGCACCATGATCGAGGCCATGGCGGCGACGCAGGGACACACCCAGTCGCTGCACACCAACTCGCTGGATGAGGCCCTCGCGCTGCCGACCGACTTCTCGGCGCGCATCGCCCGCAACACGCAGATCCTGCTGCAACAGGAAAGCGGCACCACGCGCATCGTCGATCCGTGGGGCGGCTCCTATTACATCGAGAAGCTGACCGCCGATCTTGCCGCCAAGGCCTGGGCGCATATCGAGGAAGTCGAAAGCCTGGGCGGCATGGCGAAGGCCATCGAAGCCGGCATCCCCAAGCTGCGCATTGAGGAGGCCTCGGCCAAAACGCAGGCCCGCATCGACGCCGGCGTGCAGTCCGTGATCGGCGTCAACAAGTACCAGCCGGTCGACGAAGACCCGATCGAGGTTCTCAAGGTCAACAACTCCGAGGTTCGCCAGAAGCAACTCGAGAAGCTGGCGCGCCTGAAAGCCGAACGCGATCCGGTCGCTCTCAAGGACGCGCTCGATGCGCTCACCCGCGCCGCCACCGGCAACGGCAACCTCCTGGAGCTAGCCGTCGATGCCGCCCGCGCCAAGGCCACGGTCGGCGAGATTTCGGACGCACTGGAAAAAGTCTTTGGCCGGCACGTTGCGTCGATCAAGTCGATCACCGGCGTCTACAAGCGGGAGGTCGGCATGACCCCGACAGTCGATAAGGTGCGCGAAGCCGTCGAACGGTTCGAGGCCGCGGAAGGCCGCCGCCCTCGCCTGCTCGTTGCCAAGATCGGCCAGGACGGCCACGACCGCGGCCAGAAGGTCATCGCCTCGGCCTTCGCCGATCTCGGCTTCGACGTCGATATCGGGCCGCTGTTCGCGACGCCCGATGAAGCCGCCCGTCAGGCGGTGGAGAACGACGTCCACATTCTCGGCGTGTCGTCGCTGGCCGCCGCGCATCTCACTTTGGTGCCGGAACTCAAGAAGGCGCTCGCGGCCCAAGGCCGCGAGGACATCATGATCGTGGTCGGCGGCGTGGTGCCGCCGCAGGATTACGACGCGCTGATGAAGTCGGGCTGCGAAGCCATCTTCCCGCCGGGCACGGTGATCTCCGAAGCGGCGCTGAAGCTGCTGAAGACGCTGCACCACCGCCTCGGCCACGACCAGCAGGCGGCGGAATAA
- a CDS encoding RsiV family protein — MRTHLALLGFLVFAGAAMAADEPKPVIATDDKTIEASVVIDPALKSYPALYDKLLASGKREYDKARAGAAAEFKSTPDLFGDGRKFFYRRTDKLRSAIGSYISVLRSDDTFEGGAHPNHVIDTLLWDMKAARFVNIKPFFKEMTDGGPTLERLARLIRAALAVEKKARDIEVANPDTDQWISAVKPKITDIGGIALAPSTEAGRSSGFVVYFSPYAVGPYAEGEFIVFIPYTAFQSALSPAGLALFGGTRPKSDEAFDER, encoded by the coding sequence ATGAGAACGCATCTTGCGCTTCTCGGCTTTCTCGTTTTCGCCGGCGCCGCGATGGCGGCCGACGAACCGAAACCGGTCATCGCCACGGACGACAAGACCATCGAGGCGAGCGTCGTCATCGATCCGGCGTTGAAGTCTTATCCGGCGCTTTACGACAAGCTGCTCGCCAGCGGCAAGCGCGAATACGACAAGGCGCGCGCCGGGGCGGCGGCGGAATTCAAATCGACGCCCGACCTGTTCGGCGATGGCCGCAAGTTCTTCTACAGGCGCACCGACAAGCTCCGCAGCGCCATCGGCTCCTACATCAGTGTCCTGCGCAGCGATGACACCTTTGAGGGCGGCGCCCATCCCAACCATGTGATCGATACGCTTCTCTGGGACATGAAGGCAGCGCGCTTCGTCAACATCAAACCGTTCTTCAAGGAAATGACGGATGGCGGGCCGACGCTCGAACGCCTCGCGCGTCTGATCCGCGCCGCGCTGGCCGTCGAGAAGAAGGCGCGTGACATCGAGGTTGCCAATCCCGACACGGATCAATGGATCTCGGCGGTCAAGCCGAAGATTACCGATATCGGCGGTATCGCTCTGGCGCCGTCAACCGAGGCCGGCAGGAGTTCCGGTTTCGTTGTCTATTTCTCGCCCTACGCCGTCGGACCTTATGCCGAGGGCGAATTCATCGTTTTCATTCCGTACACCGCATTTCAATCGGCGCTGTCGCCGGCGGGGTTGGCCTTGTTCGGCGGCACGCGACCCAAGAGCGACGAAGCCTTCGACGAGCGTTAG
- a CDS encoding tripartite tricarboxylate transporter substrate binding protein, with amino-acid sequence MTKLTRRDFMAATAIAGAGLAAGAKPSFAQNYPNRPIQMICPWGAGGGTDATARIVAALLEKDLGQPINVVNRTGGSGVVGHSAIATAAPDGYTLGIITVEIAMMHWQGLTQLTPKDFTPLALMNEDPPGIQVKADSEYKTVKDLAEAVKKAPAGKFKASGTGQGGIWHLALVGWLQALGLPANHVTWVPSNGAAPAMQDLAAGGIDFTTCSVPEARAMIEAGKARSLALMAPQRAAAFKDIPTLKEAMGIDFTTGAWRGFVGPKGLPADMATKLTASLKKIYDSKEYNDFMSSRGFGVVWADAKGYADFMDKSDKQMGTAMKAAGLAKS; translated from the coding sequence ATGACGAAGCTGACACGACGCGACTTCATGGCTGCAACAGCCATCGCCGGCGCCGGACTGGCGGCCGGAGCCAAGCCCTCTTTCGCGCAGAATTATCCGAACCGTCCGATCCAGATGATCTGCCCGTGGGGTGCCGGCGGCGGCACCGACGCGACCGCGCGCATCGTCGCCGCCCTGCTTGAAAAGGACCTCGGCCAGCCGATCAACGTCGTCAACCGCACCGGCGGGTCCGGCGTCGTCGGCCACTCGGCGATCGCCACCGCGGCGCCGGACGGCTACACGCTCGGCATCATCACCGTCGAAATCGCGATGATGCACTGGCAGGGCCTTACCCAGCTCACGCCGAAGGACTTCACGCCGCTGGCCCTGATGAACGAGGACCCGCCGGGCATCCAGGTCAAGGCCGACAGCGAGTACAAGACCGTCAAGGACCTCGCCGAGGCCGTCAAGAAGGCGCCGGCCGGCAAGTTCAAGGCCTCCGGCACCGGCCAGGGCGGCATCTGGCATCTGGCCCTGGTCGGCTGGCTGCAGGCGCTCGGCCTGCCCGCCAATCATGTGACATGGGTGCCGTCCAACGGCGCGGCGCCGGCCATGCAGGATCTCGCCGCCGGCGGCATCGACTTCACCACCTGCTCGGTGCCGGAAGCCCGCGCCATGATCGAGGCCGGCAAGGCGCGCAGCCTCGCCTTGATGGCGCCGCAGCGCGCGGCCGCCTTCAAGGACATCCCGACGCTGAAGGAAGCGATGGGCATCGACTTCACCACCGGCGCCTGGCGCGGCTTCGTCGGGCCGAAGGGCCTGCCGGCCGACATGGCCACCAAGCTCACCGCCTCGCTCAAGAAGATCTACGACTCCAAGGAGTACAACGACTTCATGAGCTCGCGCGGCTTCGGCGTGGTCTGGGCCGATGCCAAGGGCTATGCCGACTTCATGGACAAGTCGGACAAGCAGATGGGCACGGCGATGAAAGCCGCCGGCCTCGCCAAGAGCTGA
- a CDS encoding tripartite tricarboxylate transporter TctB family protein: protein MRANDAINGLILILLSVAMFAMTATFPAFPGQPYGPSLFPRVLATLLVICGALLMWRGLAARLAGARWVEMAPWTRDPWRVGSFFLMIVSLIAYILFAETIGFIPTAFVMLLALFLWFGVRPVVAIVTAVVATLLIHWFFATLLRVPLPRGLLDRIL, encoded by the coding sequence ATGCGTGCGAATGACGCGATCAACGGACTGATCCTCATTCTTCTCTCGGTCGCGATGTTCGCCATGACGGCGACCTTTCCGGCCTTTCCCGGTCAGCCATACGGCCCCTCACTGTTTCCCCGCGTTCTCGCCACGCTGCTGGTCATTTGCGGCGCGCTGCTGATGTGGCGCGGGCTCGCCGCGCGCCTCGCCGGCGCGCGCTGGGTCGAGATGGCGCCGTGGACGCGCGATCCGTGGCGCGTCGGCAGCTTCTTCCTCATGATCGTCTCGCTCATTGCCTACATCCTGTTTGCCGAGACCATCGGCTTCATCCCGACCGCCTTCGTTATGTTGCTGGCGCTGTTTCTGTGGTTCGGCGTGCGGCCGGTGGTGGCGATCGTCACCGCCGTAGTCGCCACGCTTCTGATCCACTGGTTCTTCGCCACGCTGCTGCGCGTGCCGCTGCCGCGCGGCCTGCTCGACCGAATTCTGTGA
- a CDS encoding tripartite tricarboxylate transporter permease yields the protein MDALITAAGLVFDPSVLWVIVASAAFGMFVGAMPGLTATMATALLVPVTFFMAPVPALGAIVTATAMAIFAGDIPAAMLRIPGTPASAAYTDESYAMSKKGELDLNLGVNLVFSVLGGLIGVVILIFCAPILAEAAINFSSFEYFWLALLGLTCAIFMTAGDPLKGLTSLIFGLLINCIGIDPTAGHPRFTFGSVELLQGISFIPAMIGMFALSELLRGAVSVDQQGAVLAQKIGNIFTGVWAVFKKYWFNFLRGSALGVAIGALPGAGADIAAWISFAVSKRFSKTPEKFGTGHIEGIVDATSANNSALGGAWIPALVFGIPGDSITAIVIGVLYMKGMNPGPTVFLQNPQFIYAVFIIFVLANILMLPLGWAAIKSAKQILRVPRNVLLPIILLFCVVGAYAMTNSPYGIIVMLVLGLIGWLMEENGFPIAPAILGLVLGEMLEQNFMTSMIKADGNAMIFFERPIAGVLGVVTALIWGTMIWRGMMGRKATLAPTEPDPTPGT from the coding sequence ATGGACGCATTGATCACCGCCGCGGGCCTCGTTTTCGATCCGAGTGTGCTCTGGGTCATCGTCGCCTCCGCCGCCTTCGGCATGTTCGTCGGCGCCATGCCGGGGCTGACCGCCACGATGGCGACCGCGCTTCTGGTGCCGGTCACTTTCTTCATGGCGCCGGTGCCGGCGCTCGGCGCCATCGTCACCGCGACGGCGATGGCGATCTTCGCCGGCGACATTCCCGCCGCAATGCTGCGCATTCCTGGCACGCCGGCTTCCGCCGCCTACACCGACGAAAGCTATGCGATGTCGAAGAAGGGCGAGCTCGACCTCAATCTCGGCGTCAACCTCGTCTTCTCCGTACTCGGCGGCCTGATCGGCGTCGTTATTCTCATTTTCTGCGCGCCCATCCTCGCCGAAGCGGCGATCAACTTCTCGTCGTTCGAATATTTCTGGCTGGCGCTGCTTGGCCTCACCTGCGCGATCTTCATGACGGCGGGCGACCCCTTGAAGGGGCTGACGTCGCTGATCTTCGGGCTGCTCATCAACTGCATCGGCATCGACCCGACCGCCGGCCATCCGCGCTTCACCTTCGGCAGCGTCGAGCTGTTGCAGGGCATCAGCTTCATCCCGGCAATGATCGGCATGTTCGCACTGTCGGAACTGCTGCGCGGCGCGGTCAGCGTCGATCAGCAGGGCGCGGTGCTGGCGCAGAAGATTGGCAACATTTTCACCGGCGTCTGGGCCGTTTTCAAGAAATACTGGTTCAACTTCCTGCGCGGCTCGGCGCTCGGTGTCGCCATCGGCGCCCTGCCGGGCGCCGGCGCCGACATCGCCGCCTGGATTTCGTTCGCCGTCTCCAAGCGCTTCTCCAAGACGCCGGAGAAATTCGGCACCGGCCACATCGAAGGCATTGTCGACGCCACCTCGGCCAACAATTCGGCGCTCGGCGGCGCCTGGATTCCGGCGCTGGTGTTCGGCATTCCCGGCGACTCGATCACCGCCATCGTCATCGGCGTGCTGTATATGAAGGGCATGAACCCGGGGCCGACCGTGTTCCTGCAGAACCCGCAATTCATCTATGCGGTGTTCATCATCTTCGTGCTCGCCAATATCCTGATGCTGCCGCTCGGCTGGGCCGCGATCAAATCGGCCAAGCAGATCCTGCGCGTGCCGCGCAACGTGCTGCTGCCGATCATCCTGCTGTTCTGTGTGGTCGGCGCCTACGCCATGACCAACTCGCCCTACGGCATCATCGTCATGCTGGTGCTCGGCCTGATCGGCTGGCTGATGGAGGAGAACGGCTTCCCGATCGCGCCGGCAATTCTCGGCCTCGTGCTCGGCGAGATGCTGGAGCAGAACTTCATGACCTCGATGATCAAGGCCGACGGCAACGCGATGATATTCTTCGAGCGGCCGATCGCCGGCGTGCTTGGCGTCGTCACCGCCCTGATCTGGGGGACGATGATCTGGCGCGGCATGATGGGGCGCAAGGCGACCCTGGCGCCGACGGAGCCGGACCCGACGCCGGGGACGTGA
- the meaB gene encoding methylmalonyl Co-A mutase-associated GTPase MeaB, with the protein MSARSLDSKVLSTAIRAGDRATLARAITLVESTRADHRQTAHRLVQELLPSTGKAIRLGITGAPGAGKSTTIDALGSYLTGQGHKVAVLAVDPSSSRTGGSILGDKTRMARLAIDANAFIRPSPSSGTLGGVAAKTRETMLLCEAAGYDVVIVETVGVGQSETAVADMTDFFLVLMVAGTGDELQGIKKGIVELADMIAVNKADGDNIARANIAAADLRSALHILSPRSPTWTVPAITYSALTGGGIDTLWNHVTDYRNKMTASGEFAARRREQQVKWMWTMLEERLTARLRSDPAVRAKLRQAESAVAAGALSPTLAVEEIAGLLGL; encoded by the coding sequence ATGTCCGCCCGCAGCCTTGATTCCAAAGTCCTATCCACAGCGATCCGCGCCGGCGACCGCGCCACGCTCGCCCGCGCCATCACGCTGGTCGAGAGCACGCGCGCCGACCACCGGCAGACGGCGCATCGGCTGGTGCAGGAGCTGCTGCCGTCGACCGGAAAGGCCATCCGCCTTGGCATTACCGGCGCGCCGGGCGCCGGCAAATCGACCACCATCGACGCGCTCGGCAGCTACCTCACCGGACAAGGCCACAAGGTTGCGGTGCTGGCGGTCGATCCGTCGTCGTCGCGCACCGGCGGTTCGATCCTCGGCGACAAGACGCGCATGGCGCGGCTCGCCATCGACGCCAACGCCTTCATCCGCCCCTCGCCGTCCTCGGGCACCCTCGGCGGAGTCGCGGCCAAGACCCGCGAGACCATGCTGCTCTGCGAGGCCGCCGGCTACGACGTCGTCATTGTCGAGACCGTCGGCGTCGGCCAGTCCGAGACCGCGGTCGCCGACATGACCGACTTCTTCCTGGTGCTGATGGTCGCCGGAACCGGCGACGAACTGCAGGGCATCAAGAAGGGCATTGTCGAACTCGCCGACATGATCGCGGTCAACAAGGCCGACGGCGACAACATCGCCCGCGCCAATATCGCCGCTGCGGACCTGCGCAGCGCGCTGCACATCCTCAGTCCCCGCTCGCCAACCTGGACGGTGCCGGCCATCACCTACTCGGCCCTGACCGGCGGCGGTATCGACACGTTGTGGAACCATGTCACCGACTACCGGAACAAGATGACCGCGTCGGGCGAGTTTGCGGCGCGGCGACGCGAGCAGCAGGTCAAATGGATGTGGACCATGCTCGAGGAGCGTCTCACCGCGCGGCTGCGCAGCGATCCCGCCGTGCGCGCCAAACTCCGCCAGGCCGAAAGCGCGGTTGCTGCCGGCGCACTGTCTCCGACCCTGGCGGTCGAGGAAATCGCCGGGCTGCTGGGTTTGTAA
- a CDS encoding methyl-accepting chemotaxis protein: MRIGTFFAALKSGLAKITAVGLVAFSATFALVLTIASIIPPVGISREVVIVLCAVLAAVVGQLTATATAARFTRRQRRTSEQIRRALNSMPHGLSMFDDNEQLVVCNQLYYSMYDLSPDDVKVGSTLSQVLARRVAKGLFKLDPQEYREKFLKAYREGRTTTAEIDAGRGRLYLITNHPIQGGGWITTHEDITERRAAEKSRIASEHQERRRSATEAAINEFRQGAETLLKTVADSATEMHATAAALLEASGRTTLRAEDAQRTSQEAVTNVETVAAAVEQLSASASEVDERLMRATQIVRVTLDEAYVTNEDIKRLARAADKIGDVVKLIRNIAGQTNLLALNATIEAARSGAAGRGFAVVASEVKALAVQTASATEDISAQILEIQKSTQDSVEAIGRIANRIDEINSHTTSISASVQQQASATGSISHNVTSTARGSKIIDTVLGEVVDAASGTQHSAQTVLTASEAVEKASANLKSEVERFLIKVAM; the protein is encoded by the coding sequence ATGCGGATCGGAACTTTCTTCGCCGCGCTCAAAAGCGGTTTGGCCAAAATTACGGCCGTCGGGCTCGTTGCCTTCAGCGCAACTTTCGCCCTTGTACTGACCATCGCGTCCATCATTCCGCCTGTCGGCATATCGCGTGAAGTCGTGATTGTCCTTTGCGCAGTGCTCGCTGCCGTCGTCGGACAATTAACCGCCACCGCAACAGCAGCACGTTTCACGCGCCGCCAGCGCCGCACCAGCGAGCAGATCCGCCGCGCGCTCAACAGTATGCCGCATGGCCTGAGCATGTTCGATGACAACGAACAACTCGTTGTCTGCAATCAGCTCTATTACAGCATGTACGACCTGTCGCCGGACGACGTGAAGGTCGGCTCCACCTTGTCGCAGGTGCTGGCGCGCCGCGTTGCCAAAGGCCTGTTCAAGCTCGATCCGCAGGAATACCGCGAGAAGTTTCTCAAGGCCTATCGCGAAGGCCGCACCACCACCGCCGAGATCGACGCCGGCCGGGGCCGCCTCTACCTCATCACCAATCACCCGATCCAGGGCGGCGGCTGGATTACAACGCACGAGGATATCACCGAACGCCGCGCCGCCGAGAAGAGCCGCATCGCCAGCGAACATCAGGAAAGGCGCCGGTCCGCCACCGAAGCGGCGATCAACGAATTCCGTCAGGGCGCCGAGACGCTGCTGAAAACCGTTGCCGACAGCGCCACCGAGATGCACGCCACCGCCGCGGCGCTGCTCGAGGCTTCCGGCCGCACCACCTTGCGCGCCGAAGATGCCCAGCGCACGTCGCAGGAAGCGGTGACCAATGTCGAGACGGTGGCGGCCGCGGTGGAGCAACTGTCGGCGTCGGCATCGGAAGTGGATGAGCGGCTCATGCGCGCCACGCAGATCGTGCGCGTCACGCTCGATGAAGCTTACGTCACCAATGAAGACATCAAGCGGCTGGCGCGCGCCGCGGACAAGATCGGCGACGTGGTCAAGCTGATCCGCAACATTGCCGGACAGACCAACCTGCTGGCCCTAAACGCCACCATCGAGGCGGCGCGCTCCGGCGCCGCCGGCCGCGGCTTCGCGGTGGTCGCCAGCGAGGTCAAGGCGCTCGCCGTGCAGACCGCCAGCGCCACCGAGGATATCTCAGCGCAGATCCTCGAAATCCAGAAATCCACGCAGGATTCGGTCGAGGCCATCGGCCGCATTGCCAACCGCATCGACGAAATCAACAGCCACACCACGTCGATCTCGGCGTCGGTGCAGCAGCAGGCGAGCGCCACCGGCTCGATCTCGCACAATGTAACGAGCACCGCGCGCGGCTCGAAGATCATCGACACCGTGCTCGGCGAGGTGGTCGATGCCGCCAGCGGCACGCAGCATTCGGCGCAGACGGTGCTGACGGCCTCCGAAGCGGTCGAGAAGGCCAGCGCCAATTTGAAGAGCGAAGTCGAACGCTTCCTGATCAAGGTGGCGATGTAA